One genomic segment of Spiroplasma endosymbiont of Poecilobothrus nobilitatus includes these proteins:
- the trpS gene encoding tryptophan--tRNA ligase, with translation MEQKKPTIVSGITATGQLTLGNYIGAIKNFIELQKDNNLIIFVANLHAITIPISKEELRNNIKNMVALYYACGLDPQKAIIFVQSDVLEVTLLAHILLCNTTIGELSRMTQFKDKSIKMKAENRTEFIPTGLLTYPTLMAADILLYDADLVPVGKDQKQHIELTRNIAERINNRYQQYLFKIPTDFIPPIGGKIMDLQNPTKKMSKSSNVPKSFIGLLDAPEVIRKKIRSAVTDSEGKIAYNPERKPGVSNLLTIYAVLKKVTIEAAVKEFFQHDYGQLKEQVANTIIEVLEPIQKKYHKLMQDQTIDELIDLGATKARAIANKKITKVKNVVGLNYKKK, from the coding sequence ATGGAACAAAAAAAACCAACAATTGTTTCAGGCATTACTGCGACAGGACAATTAACCTTAGGAAATTATATTGGGGCGATAAAAAATTTTATTGAATTACAAAAAGATAATAATTTAATTATTTTTGTGGCAAACTTACATGCAATTACAATTCCAATTAGTAAAGAAGAATTACGAAATAACATTAAAAATATGGTTGCATTATATTATGCATGTGGTTTGGACCCACAAAAAGCAATTATTTTTGTTCAATCAGATGTCTTAGAAGTTACCTTATTAGCACATATTTTATTGTGCAATACAACTATTGGGGAATTATCACGAATGACACAATTTAAAGACAAATCAATAAAAATGAAAGCAGAAAATAGAACTGAATTTATTCCAACCGGGTTATTAACTTACCCAACATTAATGGCCGCGGATATTTTATTATATGATGCTGATTTAGTTCCAGTTGGAAAAGACCAAAAGCAGCACATTGAATTAACACGAAATATTGCCGAACGAATTAATAATCGTTATCAACAATATTTATTTAAAATTCCGACCGACTTTATTCCACCAATTGGTGGTAAAATTATGGATTTACAAAATCCAACTAAAAAAATGAGTAAGTCTTCAAATGTTCCTAAATCTTTTATCGGCTTATTAGATGCACCTGAAGTAATTCGAAAAAAAATCCGTAGTGCAGTAACTGATTCAGAAGGAAAAATTGCTTATAATCCCGAGCGAAAACCAGGAGTAAGTAATCTTTTAACAATTTATGCTGTTTTAAAAAAAGTAACAATTGAAGCAGCTGTTAAGGAATTTTTTCAACACGATTATGGCCAATTAAAAGAACAAGTTGCCAATACAATTATTGAAGTTTTAGAACCAATTCAAAAAAAATACCACAAATTAATGCAAGATCAAACAATTGATGAATTAATTGATTTAGGAGCAACAAAAGCACGAGCAATTGCTAATAAAAAAATAACAAAAGTTAAAAATGTTGTTGGATTAAATTATAAAAAAAAGTAG
- a CDS encoding IS3 family transposase (programmed frameshift): MGNKTSYSEEFKKQIVMLYKNGKSVINLGQEYNLPKPTIYSWVKNYNNSGSFKAKDNRTLEENEIITLRKELKDLKMENDIFKASRTDNGQKITIINNNKTKYSVRKICNILGLSKSTYYYQTNKCINKQVNNYEQEIISAFNKSRKIYGARKIKVILNRKDIILSRRKIRLFMIKNNLVSKYTKLKYHNHKTTVNNDQINNILNRQFNNKKPNEVIVSDLTYVQVGAKWHYICLLIDLFNREIIGYSAGPNKTAELVQQSFHKITRPLNQITLFHTDRGNEFKNKIIDEILITFNIKRSLSNKGCPYDNAVAETTYKTFKTEFIKGKKFKNLTQLKYELFDFVHWYNNIRIHGSLNYLSPVTFRKQMSI; this comes from the exons ATGGGAAATAAAACTTCATACTCTGAAGAATTTAAAAAACAAATTGTCATGCTATATAAAAATGGTAAAAGTGTTATTAATCTAGGGCAAGAATATAATTTACCAAAACCAACTATTTATAGTTGAGTTAAAAATTATAATAATTCTGGTTCATTTAAAGCAAAAGACAATCGCACACTAGAAGAAAATGAAATAATAACTTTACGAAAAGAACTTAAAGACTTGAAAATGGAAAATGACATTT TTAAAGCAAGCCGCACTGATAATGGCCAAAAAATAACAATAATTAATAACAACAAAACAAAATATTCAGTAAGAAAAATATGTAATATTTTGGGTTTATCAAAATCAACGTATTATTATCAAACTAATAAATGTATTAACAAGCAAGTTAATAATTATGAACAAGAAATTATCAGCGCCTTTAATAAAAGTCGCAAAATTTATGGGGCTCGCAAAATTAAAGTTATTTTAAACAGAAAAGATATCATCTTATCGCGGCGAAAAATCAGATTATTTATGATCAAAAATAATTTGGTTTCTAAATACACCAAATTAAAATATCATAATCATAAAACAACAGTCAATAATGACCAAATTAATAATATTTTAAATCGTCAATTTAACAACAAAAAACCTAATGAAGTTATTGTTAGTGATTTAACATATGTTCAAGTTGGCGCTAAATGACATTATATTTGTTTATTAATTGACTTGTTTAATCGTGAAATAATTGGTTATAGTGCTGGGCCGAATAAAACAGCCGAACTGGTCCAACAATCTTTTCATAAAATAACACGACCATTAAATCAAATAACTCTATTTCATACTGATCGTGGTAATGAGTTTAAAAATAAAATCATTGATGAAATTTTAATAACTTTTAATATTAAAAGATCATTAAGCAATAAAGGCTGCCCTTATGATAATGCTGTGGCTGAAACAACTTACAAAACTTTTAAAACTGAATTTATTAAGGGTAAAAAATTTAAAAATTTAACACAATTAAAATACGAACTTTTTGATTTTGTGCATTGATATAACAATATTCGAATTCATGGCAGTTTAAATTATTTATCTCCAGTTACTTTTAGAAAACAAATGTCTATATAA
- a CDS encoding IS1/IS1595 family N-terminal zinc-binding domain-containing protein, with amino-acid sequence MEKIIEELINSLTDDQFLEFHEKVKKEAELIKKQKRLNEIDQKFRDKGIKCPNCQSFYCVKNGHNPEGKQKYLCKKCRASFDAFRDHFTYWSHLNYEQWNLLIQISLLGQSSKMISHFIKTSPKTAWYNRQKIMKSKQLENTQLKFKTLNGQI; translated from the coding sequence ATGGAAAAAATAATTGAAGAATTAATAAATAGTTTAACAGATGATCAATTTTTAGAATTTCATGAAAAAGTCAAAAAAGAAGCAGAATTAATTAAAAAACAAAAACGCTTAAATGAAATTGATCAAAAATTTAGGGATAAAGGTATTAAATGTCCTAATTGTCAATCTTTTTATTGTGTTAAAAATGGTCATAATCCTGAAGGAAAACAAAAATATTTATGCAAAAAATGTCGTGCTAGTTTTGATGCTTTTCGTGATCATTTTACGTATTGAAGTCATTTAAATTATGAACAGTGAAATTTATTGATTCAAATTTCATTATTAGGCCAATCTAGTAAAATGATTTCCCACTTTATTAAAACATCACCGAAAACCGCTTGATATAATCGCCAAAAAATAATGAAATCAAAACAATTAGAAAACACCCAATTAAAATTTAAAACGTTAAATGGCCAAATTTAA
- a CDS encoding aldo/keto reductase, whose amino-acid sequence MKLKLFNGVKIPLIGLGTYKMTDEHEVYQAVIAASQNGYRHIDTAQIYGNEELIGKAIKDIGVSRKEIFLTSKIWNANHKYDVALQEVDNILTRLETDYLDLCLVHWPTADRNECFRALETAYKTKKIRAIGVSNFEVSYLQELIVISEIKPMVNQVELHPGLNNTDVVKFCQENNIIIESWATLMQGQCMTNSTVLKIA is encoded by the coding sequence ATGAAATTAAAACTTTTTAATGGCGTTAAAATCCCATTAATTGGTTTAGGAACATATAAAATGACTGATGAGCATGAAGTTTATCAAGCTGTTATTGCCGCATCGCAAAATGGTTATCGTCATATTGACACAGCTCAAATCTATGGAAATGAAGAATTAATTGGCAAAGCAATCAAAGATATTGGTGTTTCGCGAAAAGAAATCTTTTTAACAAGTAAGATTTGAAATGCTAATCATAAGTACGATGTGGCATTACAAGAAGTAGATAACATACTAACACGGTTAGAAACGGATTATTTAGATTTATGTTTAGTTCATTGGCCAACTGCCGATCGAAATGAATGTTTTCGTGCTTTAGAGACAGCGTATAAAACAAAAAAAATTCGTGCAATTGGAGTCAGCAATTTTGAAGTTAGCTATTTACAAGAGTTAATCGTAATTAGCGAAATCAAACCAATGGTTAATCAAGTTGAACTTCATCCTGGTTTGAATAATACTGATGTTGTTAAATTTTGCCAAGAAAACAACATTATTATCGAATCATGAGCAACTTTAATGCAAGGACAATGTATGACAAATTCAACTGTTCTTAAAATTGCATAA
- the rmuC gene encoding DNA recombination protein RmuC: MTAISYVLLGIILVILVTFLIIYLVKTNKKPLVNNDSALLQKDIQASKELLEKQGLGLQNQLSEQKRELLTLISEFQTNSVKNDTEFNQNLAILNEGLNNFKNNLSKQDTDLKNNLNHQGEIISKSFTDVLSNLKVLKESTTTLKEVEEKVKTLNDIFLNNKKRGNLGEYLLEKVLSDMYGEGHQGWDRQYKLPTGTVVDALVKTGGARENIAIDAKFPLTNYNKYLEKSDTAIKNKYLNLFKQDLKDRINEVAKYINLENEISSAIMFVPSEDLFAFIYGQFPEDIITFAFKKRVWVTSPTTLSAILFVLEKYMREVAFNQNIEVIKTNLLKIKGEFDRWVERWQEFTKNFAKFNTNIEQLNTTHNKIHIQYQKILNEQQLEQPAD; the protein is encoded by the coding sequence ATGACAGCAATTTCATATGTTTTATTAGGAATTATTTTAGTTATTTTAGTTACTTTTCTAATAATTTATTTAGTAAAAACAAATAAAAAACCGCTTGTAAATAATGATTCAGCATTATTACAGAAAGACATTCAAGCATCAAAAGAATTATTAGAGAAACAAGGATTAGGATTACAAAATCAACTTTCTGAACAAAAAAGAGAATTATTAACTTTAATTAGTGAATTTCAAACAAATTCAGTTAAAAATGATACTGAATTTAATCAAAACTTAGCAATTTTAAATGAAGGATTAAATAATTTTAAAAATAACTTGTCAAAGCAAGATACTGACTTAAAAAATAATTTAAACCATCAAGGTGAAATTATTTCCAAATCTTTTACTGATGTTTTATCAAATTTAAAAGTTTTAAAAGAATCAACTACAACATTAAAAGAAGTTGAAGAAAAAGTTAAAACTTTAAATGATATTTTTTTAAATAATAAAAAACGAGGTAATTTAGGTGAATATTTATTAGAAAAAGTTTTAAGTGATATGTATGGTGAAGGGCATCAAGGATGAGACCGCCAATATAAATTGCCGACAGGAACTGTTGTTGATGCATTAGTTAAAACTGGTGGAGCAAGAGAAAACATCGCCATTGATGCAAAATTTCCATTAACAAATTATAATAAATACTTAGAAAAAAGTGACACCGCAATTAAAAATAAATATTTAAATCTTTTTAAACAAGATTTAAAAGATCGAATTAATGAAGTTGCTAAGTATATTAATCTTGAAAATGAAATTTCAAGTGCAATTATGTTTGTTCCTTCCGAAGATTTATTCGCATTTATTTATGGCCAATTTCCAGAGGATATTATTACTTTTGCATTTAAAAAACGGGTATGAGTTACTTCGCCAACAACATTATCAGCAATTTTATTTGTTTTAGAAAAATATATGCGTGAAGTTGCTTTTAATCAAAATATTGAAGTTATTAAAACTAATTTATTAAAAATAAAAGGCGAATTTGATCGTTGAGTTGAACGTTGACAAGAGTTTACGAAAAATTTTGCAAAATTTAATACTAATATTGAACAATTAAATACCACACATAATAAAATTCATATTCAATATCAAAAAATTTTAAATGAGCAACAGTTAGAACAACCAGCAGATTAA